Proteins encoded by one window of Flavobacterium sp. N502540:
- a CDS encoding ribonucleotide-diphosphate reductase subunit beta, with translation MLQVEPILQENKNRFVIFPIKHHDIWEWYKKMEASFWTAEEIDLHQDLTDWNNKLSDDERYFIKHILAFFAASDGIVNENLAENFVNEVQYAEAKFFYGFQIMMENIHSETYSLLIDTYVKDEAEKAELFNALEVFPAIGKKAEWALKWIESDSFAERLIAFAAVEGIFFSGAFCSIYWLKKRGLMPGLTFSNELISRDEGVHCDFAVHLHNHHLVNKVPKDRIKEIIVDALNIEREFVTESLPVSLIGMNATLMTQYLEFVADRLLVELGCERVYGSANPFDFMDMISLQGKTNFFEKRVAEYQKSGVMNTDSDAQKISFDADF, from the coding sequence ATGTTACAAGTCGAGCCAATATTACAAGAAAACAAAAATCGTTTCGTTATTTTCCCAATTAAACATCATGATATTTGGGAATGGTACAAAAAGATGGAGGCTAGTTTCTGGACTGCCGAAGAAATCGATTTGCACCAAGACTTGACTGACTGGAATAATAAATTAAGTGACGACGAAAGATACTTTATCAAACACATTTTAGCTTTTTTTGCAGCTTCTGATGGAATTGTAAATGAAAACCTTGCAGAGAACTTTGTAAATGAAGTTCAATATGCCGAAGCTAAATTTTTCTATGGTTTTCAAATTATGATGGAGAATATTCATAGTGAGACTTATTCTTTATTAATTGATACCTATGTAAAAGATGAAGCAGAGAAAGCGGAATTGTTTAATGCTTTAGAAGTTTTTCCTGCAATTGGCAAAAAAGCAGAATGGGCTTTAAAATGGATCGAATCAGATTCGTTTGCTGAAAGACTAATTGCTTTTGCAGCAGTAGAGGGGATCTTTTTCTCAGGTGCTTTCTGTTCAATTTATTGGTTGAAAAAACGCGGTTTAATGCCAGGTTTAACTTTTTCGAATGAATTGATTTCGCGTGACGAAGGTGTACACTGCGATTTTGCAGTGCATTTACACAATCATCACCTGGTTAATAAAGTGCCAAAAGACAGAATTAAAGAAATCATCGTTGATGCTTTAAATATCGAAAGAGAGTTTGTAACAGAATCTCTTCCGGTAAGTTTAATAGGAATGAATGCTACTTTAATGACGCAATATCTAGAGTTTGTTGCGGATAGATTATTAGTAGAATTAGGTTGCGAGCGTGTGTATGGATCAGCGAATCCGTTCGATTTCATGGACATGATCTCTCTTCAGGGAAAAACTAATTTCTTTGAAAAACGTGTTGCGGAGTATCAAAAATCAGGTGTGATGAACACAGACAGTGATGCTCAGAAAATTTCATTTGATGCAGATTTTTAG
- a CDS encoding ribonucleoside-diphosphate reductase subunit alpha yields the protein MYVVKRDGHKEPVMFDKITERIKKLCYGLNELVDPVKVAMRVIEGLYDGVSTSELDNLAAETAASMTIAHPDYAQLAARVAISNLHSNTKKSFSETMKDMYNYVNPRNGQDAPLLSDEVFKVIQENSAFLDSHIIYTRDFNYDYFGFKTLERSYLLKINGKIVERPQHMLMRVSVGIHLDDLKAVIETYDLMSKKFFTHATPTLFNAGTPKPQMSSCFLLAMQDDSIDGIYDTLKQTAKISQSAGGIGLSIHNVRATGSYIRGTNGTSNGIVPMLRVFNDTARYVDQGGGKRKGSFAIYIETWHADIFDFLDLKKNTGKEEMRARDLFFAMWTSDLFMKRVQEDTTWTLMCPNECPGLYDVYGEEFEALYTDYEFRGKGRKTIRARELWEKILESQIETGTPYMLYKDAANRKSNHKNLGTIRSSNLCTEIMEYTSKDEIAVCNLASISLPMFIDNGKFDHEALYNVTKRVTRNLNKVIDRNYYPVKEAENSNLRHRPVGLGVQGLADAFIMLRMPFTSDQAKALNQEIFETLYFAAVTASMEMAKEEGPYSTFAGSPMSQGEFQYNMWGLKDEELSGRWDWASLRKEVMEHGVRNSLLVAPMPTASTSQILGNNEAFEPYTSNIYTRRVLSGEFIVVNKHLLHDLVDRGLWNEDLKQEIMRHNGSVQNIDIIPQDLKDLYKTVWEMSMKDIIDMSRQRGYFIDQSQSLNLFMQDANYSKLTSMHFYAWQSGLKTGMYYLRTKSAVDAIKFTLNNDKKEETAPTLVAETEPISVEDYKAMLLKAQAGDPEDCEMCGS from the coding sequence ATGTATGTAGTAAAAAGAGATGGCCATAAAGAGCCGGTAATGTTTGATAAGATTACAGAAAGAATCAAAAAATTGTGTTATGGTTTAAATGAACTTGTAGATCCTGTTAAGGTGGCGATGAGGGTTATTGAAGGATTGTACGATGGGGTTTCGACTTCTGAGTTGGATAATCTTGCGGCAGAAACGGCAGCTTCTATGACGATTGCGCATCCTGATTATGCACAATTGGCGGCACGTGTGGCAATTTCAAATCTACATTCCAATACCAAGAAATCGTTCTCAGAAACGATGAAGGATATGTACAATTACGTAAATCCAAGAAACGGACAAGATGCTCCGTTGCTTTCGGATGAAGTATTTAAAGTAATTCAGGAAAACTCTGCTTTCTTAGATTCGCATATCATTTACACAAGAGACTTTAATTACGATTACTTTGGTTTTAAAACCTTAGAGCGTTCTTATCTGTTAAAAATAAACGGTAAAATCGTCGAAAGACCGCAGCATATGTTAATGCGTGTTTCGGTTGGTATTCACCTTGACGATTTAAAAGCTGTAATTGAAACCTACGACTTAATGTCTAAAAAGTTCTTCACGCATGCAACGCCAACGTTGTTTAATGCCGGAACTCCAAAACCACAAATGTCATCTTGTTTCCTATTGGCTATGCAGGACGATAGTATTGATGGGATTTATGATACTTTAAAACAAACGGCTAAAATCTCCCAATCCGCGGGAGGAATTGGACTTTCTATTCATAACGTTCGTGCGACGGGATCATACATTCGTGGTACAAATGGAACTTCAAACGGAATTGTTCCGATGTTGAGAGTTTTCAACGATACCGCACGTTATGTAGACCAAGGTGGTGGAAAACGCAAAGGAAGTTTTGCGATTTACATCGAAACCTGGCATGCTGATATCTTTGATTTCTTAGATTTAAAGAAAAATACAGGAAAAGAAGAAATGCGTGCGAGAGATTTATTCTTCGCGATGTGGACTTCAGATTTATTCATGAAACGTGTACAGGAAGATACTACCTGGACTTTAATGTGTCCTAATGAGTGTCCTGGGCTGTACGATGTTTATGGAGAAGAATTTGAAGCATTGTATACCGATTATGAATTTAGAGGAAAAGGTAGAAAAACGATTCGTGCACGTGAATTATGGGAGAAAATCCTCGAATCACAAATCGAAACGGGAACACCATATATGTTGTACAAAGATGCAGCAAACCGTAAATCAAATCACAAGAATTTAGGAACCATTCGTTCGTCTAACTTGTGTACTGAGATTATGGAGTACACTTCTAAAGATGAAATTGCAGTTTGTAACCTGGCTTCTATTTCATTACCAATGTTTATTGATAACGGAAAATTCGATCACGAAGCACTTTACAATGTTACGAAACGTGTAACCCGTAACCTGAACAAGGTAATTGACAGAAACTATTACCCGGTTAAAGAAGCTGAAAATTCTAACCTTCGTCACCGTCCGGTAGGATTAGGAGTGCAAGGTTTAGCCGATGCTTTCATCATGTTGCGTATGCCTTTTACAAGTGATCAGGCTAAAGCATTAAATCAGGAAATTTTCGAAACTTTATACTTTGCAGCTGTAACCGCTTCTATGGAAATGGCAAAAGAAGAAGGTCCGTATTCAACTTTCGCAGGTTCTCCAATGTCACAGGGAGAATTCCAATACAATATGTGGGGATTGAAAGATGAAGAATTATCAGGTCGTTGGGACTGGGCTTCTTTAAGAAAAGAAGTAATGGAGCACGGAGTTCGTAACTCATTATTGGTTGCGCCAATGCCAACAGCTTCGACTTCGCAGATTCTTGGAAACAATGAAGCTTTCGAACCGTATACCTCAAACATTTATACACGTCGTGTATTGTCTGGAGAATTCATCGTAGTAAACAAACATTTACTTCATGATTTAGTAGACAGAGGTTTGTGGAACGAAGATTTGAAACAAGAAATTATGCGTCATAACGGATCTGTTCAAAACATTGATATTATCCCACAAGATTTAAAAGATCTTTATAAAACAGTTTGGGAAATGTCGATGAAAGACATTATCGATATGTCACGTCAAAGAGGGTATTTCATTGATCAGTCTCAATCGTTGAACTTGTTCATGCAGGATGCTAACTACTCTAAACTAACGTCAATGCACTTCTATGCTTGGCAGTCAGGTTTAAAAACGGGAATGTATTACCTAAGAACAAAATCAGCAGTTGATGCGATTAAATTCACGCTGAATAATGATAAAAAAGAAGAAACAGCTCCAACATTAGTTGCAGAAACGGAACCAATCAGCGTTGAGGATTATAAAGCAATGTTGCTAAAAGCACAAGCTGGAGATCCTGAAGATTGTGAAATGTGTGGATCTTAA